GTCGTCGTAGGCGACCACGGCCGGGTCCGCGTTCGGCGCGTAGTACAGGCTGCCGCTGCGCCCCGCGGTGCCCGGATCGCTGGTGACGTACAGCGGATCGAGCGCCAGCCCGGCGAAGCGCGGGTCGCCAACCGCGGGTTCGTCGCGGCCGACGGCGCTCACGTAGCCGTTCGCGTAGTTGTAGGCGTGGCTGAACCCAGTAGTGACGAGCGCGCCGACGTCATGGTATTTGCCGGCTTCGGTGGCCACGACCGCCGCCCCGACGCTGTGGCCCACCGTCGCCACCGACGAGAACGCCGTGCCCAGGGATCCCCCGCGCAGCGCGGAGACGACCTCGTGGACGGTCCGCACGTCGGCCTCGAAGGTGTCGAACAGGCTCAGCGGGTGCAGCGACGCACCCGAGCCGAGCCGGTCGATCGCCAGTGTCGCGTACCCGTCCCGGTTCGCGGCCTGCGCGTAGGAGTACGTCTCGGGCTGGTAACCGAAGTCGAAGTATCCCCGGTTGTACGTCCAGCCGGATACCAGCAGCTGCACCGCCTTCGCACCGGGCGGAGTGCACAGCGTCCCCGCGATCGGCCCGGTCGCCCCGCCGACGGTCACCGGGACCACGACGTTCCGGCACTCGGTGATGCCGGGCGTGGCACCGGCCGGTGCCACGAAAACCGACGTGGCCAGGATCGTCGCGAGAAGCGGGATTCCGGCCCGGCCCATTCGTCGCGATTGCTGCATGCGGAAGCTCCTTGCGTGCTCGAGCGGGAAGCCAGCGAGGCCACACCGGTGGAGGCGCTGAGGCACCAGGTGTGCAAGCGGTGGCCGGCCGACACCGTGGAAGCTCGACATTAAACCGACGCAGTGGAGCGTAGCCGTACAAGATCATTTCGTCATCTTCTACGGCGGGATGTTCTGCTCGCACCTCGCCAGGGCTCGCGCCCGACGCCCGACGCCTGGCGGCGTTGGCGTTGGCGTTGGCCGTGGTCCGGTCCTCGTCAGCTCAGCCTGATCCGCAGTCCATCGACGCGCAAGGAAACGATCACGACCTGTGGACAACTCGCGGCCCGAACGCACCTGTCCACAGATTCCCGTGAGTGACCCGGCACAGGACGTGGCCGACCTACACTCACAGGCATGACCACAACCACCAGCCCGAACGCGGCGCCGGACACCCCGGCGCCGCTGGCGGACGTGACTCGCGACGAGGCGAGCCTGCGGCGGTTCCTGCACGGGCTGCCCGGCGTCGACCAGGTCGGGGTCGAGCAGCGAGCGGCGGCCTTGGGCACACGCAGCATCAAGAAAGACGCCAAGCGCTGGGCGATCGACACCGCCATCTCGATGGTCGACCTGACCACGCTCGAGGGCGCCGACACGCGGGGCAAGGTCCGCGGGCTCGCGGCGAAAGCCCTGCGCCCCGACCCGGAGCGGCAGGACTGCCCGCGCGTGGCCGCCGTGTGCGTGTACCCCGACATGGTCGAGGCCGCGGTCGACGCGCTCAAGGGCAGTGCCGTACACGTGGCGAGCGTCGCGACCGGGTTTCCGTCCGG
The sequence above is a segment of the Amycolatopsis sp. 2-15 genome. Coding sequences within it:
- a CDS encoding alpha/beta hydrolase; the protein is MQQSRRMGRAGIPLLATILATSVFVAPAGATPGITECRNVVVPVTVGGATGPIAGTLCTPPGAKAVQLLVSGWTYNRGYFDFGYQPETYSYAQAANRDGYATLAIDRLGSGASLHPLSLFDTFEADVRTVHEVVSALRGGSLGTAFSSVATVGHSVGAAVVATEAGKYHDVGALVTTGFSHAYNYANGYVSAVGRDEPAVGDPRFAGLALDPLYVTSDPGTAGRSGSLYYAPNADPAVVAYDDEHLRDTDNLVEGATFSTYPVNDSTRTLDVPVLDVAGDHDPLFCGLTGGPCSSSATLAEFEKRFYAPGAPVEAYVVLHTGHDLTLEKTSPESTARILEFVDAHLGQGRGATETTRGPRPPLPRPEPAQPSAPATLLSTAFVTAVQPLAEAYDKAVPSVPGLGDQTSVYSNPAAAAMLAEVSGLVDQFAGDAVQSSLGG